The proteins below come from a single Nitrospirota bacterium genomic window:
- a CDS encoding trimeric intracellular cation channel family protein, which produces MNTLIKTVEILGIIAFALTGIYEARKKGMDIIGVYAVAMITAFGGGSLRDLMLNRHPLFWIEHYEYAVLVLVLSIGSAAAIEKLFNRKKIVMAVLVLDALGLGFFSASGASIADTLGCASFVSVMLGVTTGVFGGVMRDMICNEVPHVFQRTELYATCSFIGAWCYLAVAHGGGNEIMAVTACITVTFILRMFAIRFNIRLPI; this is translated from the coding sequence ATGAATACACTCATCAAAACAGTCGAAATCCTCGGCATCATCGCCTTTGCCCTTACGGGCATCTATGAAGCCCGGAAAAAGGGGATGGACATCATCGGAGTCTATGCCGTGGCCATGATCACGGCCTTCGGCGGCGGGTCCCTGCGGGACCTGATGCTGAACCGTCACCCGCTGTTCTGGATCGAGCATTATGAATATGCGGTCCTGGTGCTGGTTTTGTCGATCGGGTCCGCGGCGGCGATCGAGAAGCTTTTCAATAGAAAGAAGATCGTCATGGCCGTGCTGGTGCTCGACGCGCTGGGCCTCGGGTTCTTCAGCGCCTCGGGCGCGTCGATCGCTGATACCCTGGGGTGCGCGTCCTTTGTGTCGGTGATGCTCGGCGTTACCACCGGCGTCTTCGGCGGCGTAATGCGCGATATGATCTGCAACGAGGTCCCCCATGTGTTCCAGAGGACGGAGTTGTACGCCACGTGCTCGTTCATCGGGGCATGGTGTTATCTCGCGGTCGCGCATGGTGGGGGAAACGAGATCATGGCGGTCACGGCCTGCATCACGGTGACATTTATCTTGCGGATGTTCGCGATCCGATTTAATATCAGGCTGCCGATATGA
- a CDS encoding SurA N-terminal domain-containing protein, whose amino-acid sequence MKLPCITANIQFPKNRMGCARRLVAGIGLSLCILMLSSAVRAELVDRIVAAVNTEVITASDLAQAVALNMRLGGTHEDRKTLESDTLEGLITRRLLVQEARRLRFVEVSDDDIKAENDKLRKLFSSDKDFADFLAEQNMTEQELGRMLGERLLVERFVGKKVGLFVRVSREEAQRYFEEHTAEYKDKRFQDIQKTIVALLTDRKIEKQLNQYVAELRSKADLRIYTR is encoded by the coding sequence ATGAAACTGCCATGCATCACCGCCAATATCCAATTTCCGAAAAACCGCATGGGTTGCGCGCGTCGCCTGGTTGCGGGGATAGGCCTGTCCCTTTGCATCCTCATGCTCTCTTCCGCGGTCCGGGCGGAGTTGGTGGACCGCATCGTTGCGGCGGTCAACACTGAAGTGATCACCGCGAGCGACCTTGCCCAGGCGGTCGCGCTGAATATGCGGCTTGGCGGCACACACGAAGATCGGAAGACGCTTGAATCGGATACCCTCGAAGGTCTCATCACCCGGCGGCTGCTCGTCCAGGAGGCGCGCAGGCTCCGGTTCGTTGAGGTCTCCGATGATGATATCAAGGCGGAGAATGACAAGCTCAGGAAGCTATTCAGTTCCGACAAGGACTTTGCGGACTTCCTGGCAGAACAGAACATGACCGAGCAGGAGCTTGGCCGTATGCTCGGCGAACGGCTCCTGGTCGAACGATTCGTTGGAAAGAAGGTCGGGCTCTTCGTACGGGTAAGCCGGGAGGAAGCGCAGCGTTATTTTGAAGAGCATACGGCCGAGTATAAGGACAAGCGTTTTCAGGATATCCAGAAAACCATCGTTGCGCTTCTGACCGATCGAAAGATCGAGAAGCAGTTAAACCAGTACGTCGCGGAGCTCCGCAGCAAGGCGGACCTCAGGATTTACACTCGCTGA
- a CDS encoding 4-oxalocrotonate tautomerase family protein: MPYVNIRITKEGATAEQKARLIQGVTDMLVEILGKDPQTTVVVIDEVETDNWGIAGESVTVRRKRGRK; this comes from the coding sequence ATGCCGTACGTGAATATCCGGATAACAAAAGAGGGGGCCACCGCGGAGCAGAAGGCTCGGCTTATCCAGGGAGTGACGGACATGCTCGTCGAAATCCTCGGCAAGGACCCGCAAACCACCGTGGTGGTCATCGACGAGGTCGAGACCGACAACTGGGGGATCGCCGGCGAGAGCGTAACCGTGCGCAGGAAACGGGGCCGAAAATAA
- the aroF gene encoding 3-deoxy-7-phosphoheptulonate synthase, whose product MLIVLHHSATARDVEQIKKTITKMGLKPVAIPGAERTAIGVIGNQGWVDDSPLRDNKAIQEIIHVTKPYKLVSRDFHPRDSVVRLGGTVTVGGKSPFLMIAGPCAVESREQLMKTAKFLRKLGVPVLRGGAYKPRTSPHSFQGLREGGLELLDEVRKETGILVITEIVSPEHVERVAKKVDILQIGARNMQNFDLLKEVGKIRKPVILKRGLSATVEEWLGSAEYLLLHGNPNVVLCERGIRTFETATRNTADLAIIPLVKKMTHLPVIFDPSHATGKRDLVLPTALASVVVGAHGAMVEIHPDPEHALSDGPQSLHFKEFERLLAQVRDLTVFKQRKLSGI is encoded by the coding sequence ATGCTGATCGTACTGCATCATTCGGCGACTGCGAGGGATGTCGAACAGATAAAGAAGACCATCACGAAGATGGGGCTCAAACCGGTTGCCATTCCCGGGGCCGAGCGTACGGCCATCGGTGTGATCGGGAACCAGGGATGGGTGGACGATTCACCTCTGCGGGACAACAAGGCGATCCAGGAGATCATTCATGTAACCAAGCCATATAAGCTCGTGAGCCGCGACTTCCATCCAAGGGATTCGGTGGTACGCCTCGGCGGAACGGTCACGGTCGGCGGGAAGTCGCCCTTCCTCATGATCGCAGGGCCCTGCGCGGTCGAGAGCAGGGAGCAACTCATGAAGACAGCGAAGTTCCTCAGGAAGTTGGGAGTTCCGGTACTGCGCGGCGGGGCATACAAGCCGAGGACGAGCCCGCACAGTTTTCAGGGGCTCCGCGAGGGGGGACTGGAACTGCTCGATGAGGTGAGGAAGGAGACGGGCATTCTTGTCATCACCGAGATCGTGAGTCCCGAGCATGTGGAGCGCGTCGCGAAAAAAGTCGACATCCTCCAGATCGGGGCTCGGAACATGCAGAACTTTGATCTTCTGAAAGAGGTCGGCAAAATCAGGAAACCGGTCATTCTGAAACGCGGTCTCTCGGCAACGGTCGAGGAGTGGTTGGGTTCGGCCGAGTACCTTCTGCTCCATGGCAATCCCAACGTGGTCCTGTGCGAGCGCGGTATACGGACATTTGAGACCGCGACAAGAAATACTGCGGACCTTGCCATCATTCCCCTGGTGAAGAAAATGACCCATCTTCCGGTCATCTTCGATCCGAGCCATGCAACCGGCAAGCGGGACCTGGTGCTTCCCACCGCGCTGGCTTCTGTTGTGGTGGGCGCCCATGGGGCCATGGTCGAGATCCATCCTGATCCGGAGCATGCCCTTTCAGACGGTCCGCAGTCGCTTCACTTCAAGGAATTCGAACGTCTGCTCGCTCAGGTCAGGGACCTCACCGTGTTCAAACAACGAAAGCTTTCGGGTATCTGA
- a CDS encoding YkgJ family cysteine cluster protein, whose amino-acid sequence MNSIHKRDQFVCRIGCGACCIAPSLSSQIPGMPDGKPAGVRCVQLSPDNSCGIYDQPGRPAVCHTYQASESCGTNREHALRFLEELELMTCG is encoded by the coding sequence ATGAACAGTATTCACAAAAGAGATCAATTCGTTTGCCGTATCGGGTGCGGCGCCTGCTGTATTGCGCCTTCGCTCTCGTCGCAGATCCCCGGCATGCCGGATGGGAAGCCAGCAGGCGTCCGGTGCGTTCAGCTTTCTCCGGACAATAGCTGCGGGATCTACGATCAGCCTGGCCGGCCCGCGGTTTGCCATACGTACCAGGCATCGGAATCATGCGGAACGAACCGGGAGCATGCGCTGCGGTTCCTGGAAGAGCTTGAATTGATGACGTGTGGCTGA